The genomic window GCAGGTGAGCAACGCCGCGCACTGCACCAGCTCCCCgtcgccggcgtcgacgacggTGGCGTAGCGCAGCTGAATGTCCTCGGTGAGCCAGTGGCGCCGTGCCTCCACCGCGGCGGCGCTTGCGATGTTGACCGCGCGCTTTTTCCGCGCGTCGATCAGGATCCAGCTCACCCTCAGACGCGCCCTCGCGAGTTCCATGCACGCGCCGTCATCGCCGTCGAATTTCAGCGGCGCGTTCACGGCCTCCTTCGGATCGACGAGGTCGATCCGGAAGGGGGAGCTCTGGAACCAGCCGGAGAGGGTGTCTGTCTCCTTCACCTTTGAATAGATCAAGTTGTCGTCGCAGTAGACGTCGATCGCAGAGATCAGTAATTGCGTTTGCGGCGCGTGAGGGGTACGGCGGCGGCGCGTGGAGGACACGGAGGGGAAGGAGTCGGAGTAGAAGGAGCGGTGGGCGGAGGGGAAGGAGGAGATGGCGGCGCGGACGGTGGGGTGGGCGGTGGAAGGCCACGTGGAGTTGCAGATATGGCGCCAGAGGAGGTCGTcggaggagagggagaggagctGGGCGGAGGCGCAGCTGGTGGAGGCGAGGGTGGGGCCGTCGAGGCGGTTGAGGATGTGGGATTGGATGATGTCGGGATGGAGGGCGGCGATTTCGGTGGCGGCGCCGCCGTGATCGGTTGTGGTGGAGGGCATCGTAATAACGGAATGTTTGTGGGAATGGTGAATGTTAGTTAGTTTGGATTGAATGGTGAAGAGGAGATGAatttgggggtatttatagggattGGATTGGTCATGGATAGAGTCAAACGATATCCGTGGCGCGTATTGGGAATAATCCAACGTTTTTaatattctcttttttttctatttccattttttgaCTTGAAAAGCTTTAATAATCCATAGTTGTTAATGATCATGACCACGGCTAACCCATTATGAAACTTATA from Salvia splendens isolate huo1 unplaced genomic scaffold, SspV2 ctg898, whole genome shotgun sequence includes these protein-coding regions:
- the LOC121791749 gene encoding F-box protein At2g27310-like, which gives rise to MPSTTTDHGGAATEIAALHPDIIQSHILNRLDGPTLASTSCASAQLLSLSSDDLLWRHICNSTWPSTAHPTVRAAISSFPSAHRSFYSDSFPSVSSTRRRRTPHAPQTQLLISAIDVYCDDNLIYSKVKETDTLSGWFQSSPFRIDLVDPKEAVNAPLKFDGDDGACMELARARLRVSWILIDARKKRAVNIASAAAVEARRHWLTEDIQLRYATVVDAGDGELVQCAALLTCGGKDGGTFQIREISMQIEDMEGKILTGADSLGVIDAAMDGRRLRSEVKAQSEAFEMFLRMKIQSRERKQRRERSLDMVCIAAGVAIFVGIWAFVLSR